From a single Miscanthus floridulus cultivar M001 chromosome 8, ASM1932011v1, whole genome shotgun sequence genomic region:
- the LOC136478438 gene encoding uncharacterized protein produces the protein MALLPFLLGFLIGALALAALEAAALLLLLRRLRRRKAAPEDAPPAADELPGERPFPYEKQGSLCILEPEKMPKVNNERLSVGGPKETKDKKNIVEVFPAKKMAKIKGHSLCLSAPDGSQATIELLNCTVLAVSASSMPSRKWAKRYPIKLESKDSEIYNGSKVCYLYTDTSWEKESWCKALRIAATADKEKLNWHAKLSEKFLNYISSLNSEYPCFLKPPILSGEDHEVMDRTSKTDGSSKVRLFLKKLAKKASTKAPLDGKTSSGSSVQGEKKILDKLRSYQGAPFIEALIGPQEDKLGSSSSQDTVKATAPPAALNQTGQLSTSSEVNADDRVADEGTLCWNLLSSRLFFDAQMSDEINKAIKARIQRTLSNMRTPSYVGEITLTNFSLGELPPYVHAMRVLPLDLNELWAFEVDFEYSSGILLHIETRLEVQEPELQKDIMKSNFGADANGEVDSDLLESIEQYGNQFKGSHKSASSTGENDEADASSQSKGTGWTSAYISRWKTILHSIADHVSQVPLSLAIRISSVRGVLRVHMKPPPSDQIWYGFTSMPDLEWDLESSVGDRKITNSHIAALIGNRFKASLRDSLVLPNCESISMPWMLAEKDDWLPRKDAPFIWLNHEPTEMRSHATVTPPAHPEEGGANDDASSKRPMTSLPNSSSGSEESLRAVASIDEAKQEPMAEASLHSQSSSAPVSESVHSDGNEELRKPLLITEKLQEDASESRVMSPMSTSLRAVIPAGEQPQVSASPIGEDTKRKGGRRARMMDFGKRMGDKLEEKRRTIEEKGRHMVEKMRENARTNSMERPSN, from the exons ATGGCGCTGCTGCCCTTCCTGCTAGGTTTCCTCATCGGCGCCCTGGCGCTGGCTGCGCTcgaggcggcggcgctcctgctgctgctccgccgcctccgccgcaggAAGGCTGCGCCGGAGGacgcgccgccggccgccgacGAGCTGCCCGGGGAACGCCCCTTCCCCTACGAGAAGCAG GGTTCTCTGTGTATACTGGAGCCAGAAAAAATGCCAAAAGTTAATAATGAACGCTTGTCAGTTGGAGGTCCCAAAGAGACAAAAGACAAGAAGAATATCGTGGAGGTTTTCCCTGCAAAGAAGATGGCTAAAATCAAGGGACACTCCCTTTGTTTGTCTGCTCCTGATGGCTCCCAAGCAACCATTGAGCTTTTGAACTGCACGGTCCTTGCAGTTTCTGCGTCAAGTATGCCCTCACGTAAATG GGCTAAGAGGTACCCAATAAAATTAGAAAGCAAGGACAGTGAGATTTATAATGGAAGCAAGGTATGCTATCTTTATACAGACACTTCCTGGGAGAAGGAATCATGGTGTAAAGCACTCCGTATTGCAGCTACTGCTGACAAGGAAAAATTAAATTGGCATGCCAAGCTGAGCGAAAAGTTCCTCAATTATATATCATCATTAAATTCTGAATACCCATGTTTCCTAAAGCCTCCAATACTCTCTGGTGAGGACCATGAGGTTATGGACAGGACATCAAAGACTGATGGATCTTCAAAAGTCCGTCTTTTCCTCAAGAAGTTGGCAAAGAAGGCATCTACGAAGGCACCCTTAGATGGCAAAACAAGTTCGGGGTCATCAGTGCAAGGTGAAAAAAAGATACTCGATAAATTGCGCAGCTATCAGGGTGCACCATTTATTGAAGCATTAATAGGTCCACAAGAGGACAAGCTCGGTAGCAGTTCATCGCAAGATACTGTAAAAGCCACTGCCCCACCTGCTGCATTGAATCAAACTGGACAGCTTTCAACTTCGTCTGAGGTGAATGCAGATGATCGCGTTGCTGATGAAGGTACACTTTGTTGGAACCTCCTGTCATCACGGTTGTTTTTCGATGCTCAAATGAGTGATGAGATAAACAAGGCCATCAAAGCACGCATTCAG AGGACTCTGTCAAATATGAGGACTCCATCTTATGTGGGTGAAATTACACTTACGAACTTTAGCCTTGGAGAACTTCCACCTTATGTGCATGCGATGAGAGTCCTTCCGCTGGATCTTAATGAATTATGGGCCTTTGAAGTTGACTTTGAGTATTCGAGTGGGATACTGCTGCACATTGAAACAAGGCTTGAGGTTCAGGAACCGGAGCTGCAAAAGGACATCATGAAAAGTAATTTTGGAGCAGATGCTAATGGAGAGGTTGATTCTGATCTTCTTGAGAGTATTGAACAGTATGGTAACCAATTTAAAGGCTCGCATAAATCAGCTTCTTCAACTGGGGAGAATGATGAAGCAG ATGCATCAAGTCAATCAAAGGGCACTGGATGGACTTCAGCATATATATCAAGATGGAAAACTATCCTGCACTCAATAGCCGATCATGTCTCGCAG GTTCCTCTTTCTCTGGCAATAAGGATTTCATCTGTTCGAGGTGTCTTGCGGGTGCATATGAAGCCCCCTCCTTCTGATCAAATCTGGTATGGATTTACGTCAATGCCTGATCTAGAATGGGATTTGGAATCTTCTGTTGGGGATAGGAAAATCACCAACAGTCATATCGCTGCACTTATTGGTAACAGATTCAAG GCTTCGCTTCGAGATAGCTTAGTGCTTCCAAATTGTGAAAGCATCTCCATGCCATGGATGTTGGCAGAAAAGGATGACTGGTTACCTCGCAAGGATGCTCCTTTTATTTGGCTAAATCACGAACCCACTGAGATGAGAAGCCATGCTACAGTTACACCACCAGCTCACCCTGAGGAAGGTGGCGCAAATGATGATGCTAGTAGCAAAAGGCCGATGACAAGTTTACCTAACTCATCAAGTGGGAGCGAGGAATCATTGAGAGCAGTGGCATCCATTGACGAGGCAAAACAAGAGCCTATGGCAGAAGCATCATTGCACAGCCAGTCTTCATCTGCTCCAGTTAGTGAATCTGTCCATAGCGATGGAAATGAGGAACTGAGGAAGCCGCTGTTGATCACAGAGAAACTCCAGGAAGATGCTTCAGAAAGTAGAGTTATGTCTCCCATGTCCACATCTCTGAGGGCAGTGATACCAGCAGGGGAGCAGCCGCAGGTGTCAGCATCACCCATTGGAGAGGACACGAAGCGAAAAGGCGGGAGGCGAGCTCGGATGATGGATTTCGGGAAGAGGATGGGAGACAAGCTGGAGGAGAAGAGGCGGACTATCGAAGAGAAAGGGAGGCATATGGTGGAGAAGATGCGAGAGAATGCCAGGACCAACAGCATGGAGAGGCCTAGTAACTAG